In Fusarium falciforme chromosome 10, complete sequence, a single genomic region encodes these proteins:
- a CDS encoding Pectin lyase fold virulence factor, with the protein MTPIQRIITLLTFVTLSLLYPFRSLRVLGQFAQQYQVLRVTTGPNAGDWENRLWWLGTIQRNTSTSDLAQARKLVNDALAKSAKLNKARLDNPFQNKYRLRLGTLEEEANVKRSDEELGKDDENWNASRLLTITDDMVDAAVLVSEADAVEFARGLTERAVVCCGNSFWMEKFKRKGTVLWADDIDYKVFRNVRDFGAVGIGLTDDTKAIKHALLDGRRCGEKSHGSTTKNAIIYFPPGIYRVSSTIPLPFGTQVISDANKRPTILASQSFIGLGSGGVISDVFFRDGAFGLYGGTQQFTAQRLKLDVHQYEQCGCWLSAPERGREEEGHVGSASFVDSSFSNVSTAILVVPPRREAGSASTGIVLDNVVFEEAERAVAGINGATLLEASPKVEYWVLGPVYSPAKEFSWGSNTTSRPHRRQAGLLDSDGAFFERAKPQYGERMLSEFVHLNDFGAKGDGRTHDTEAFQQALWYSQGKVLFVDAGSYIFTKTVVGPLGTKLVGEAWSQLVASGSYFQNANFIHCHVRLGGAVGTNLTADDCHVGGHDTNPKCKVASLMMHITRKASGYFENMWLWAADHMINDEKLDDANNTMIQTSIYAARGLLVESTEPIWFYGTSSEHSVFDQYNFNGAHNIFAAMIQSESPYFQPKLQAPSPFNDAVGALPSDPDYNKTAGVAQESWVLVMRKSADVPIAGAGLYSWSSSFDEDCAGLSKGACSALNNFANVKIQSLVTVGTGNMVVQEGFTVPDLDNLHVQTHPRWSYIANFDVGGNTREAHRILNINSSIWDMDEPEEPVLVLNLGKPRNNSLTCKDDGRKTTHSILDEAIKSFCKSLKDEDMVEGYHKDQKTEPNIQPGDTRHKIVISLDVHSGCRFDYDEGLCMKYLLGPVDACNCGGKNRKQGGTLYNECYTWLILASLGL; encoded by the exons ATGACTCCCATACAACGGATCATCACCCTCTTGACCTTTGTCACGTTGTCACTGCTCTACCCCTTCAGATCACTCCGAGTTCTCGGGCAGTTCGCGCAGCAGTACCAAGTCCTCAGGGTCACCACTGGCCCCAATGCTGGAGATTGGGAAAATCGGCTCTGGTG GCTGGGAACTATACAGAGGAACACGTCTACATCAGACCTCGCCCAGGCACGCAAGCTGGTAAACGATGCCCTTGCCAAGTcggccaagctcaacaaggCGCGCCTGGACAACCCTTTCCAAAACAAATACAGACTGAGACTTGGGACtttggaagaagaagcgaatGTCAAGCGGAGCGACGAGGAGCTGGGAAAGGATGACGAAAATTGGAATGCTTCTCGTCTCCTTACCATCACTGACGACATGGTCGATGCAGCTGTGCTCGTTTCTGAGGCTGATGCTGTCGAGTTTGCCCGTGGTCTTACTGAAAGGGCCGTTGTCTGCTGTGGTAACTCGTTCTGGATGGAGAAGTTCAAGAGGAAGGGTACAGTCCTGTGGGCTGATGACATAGACTACAAG GTATTTCGCAACGTTCGCGACTTTGGCGCAGTTGGTATTGGACTTACA GACGATACAAAGGCTATCAAGCACGCCTTGCTTGATGGTCGACGATGTGGTGAGAAGTCTCATGGGTCAACAACCAAAAACGCCATCATCTACTTTCCACCCGGGATATATCGAGTTTCAAGCACGATCCCGTTGCCATTTGGCACGCAGGTGATTAGCGAC GCAAACAAACGACCAACCATCCTCGCATCACAGAGCTTTATTGGTCTCGGTAGCGGCGGCGTCATCTCCGACGTCTTCTTCCGGGATGGCGCCTTTGGTCTCTATGGAGGCACACAGCAGTTCACCGCCCAACGCCTCAAGCTTGATG TCCATCAATATGAGCAATGTGGATGTTGGCTTTCGGCTCCTGAGAGAGGGCGTGAAGAAGAGGGCCACGTCGGGTCTGCTTCTTTCGTCGATTCAAGCTTTAGCAACGTGAGCACTGCTATTCTCGTTGTTCCGCCCAGGCGAGAGGCTGGATCAGCTAGCACGGGTATTGTCCTGGACAACGTCGTGTTTGAAGAGGCCGAGAGGGCCGTGGCGGGCATCAACGGGGCCACCCTTCTCGAAGCCTCACCGAAGGTGGAGTACTGGGTCCTTGGCCCTGTCTATTCGCCAGCTAAGGAGTTTTCATGGGGCAGCAACACCACAAGCAGGCCTCACAGGCGTCAGGCCGGCCTGCTCGACTCGGACGGCGCATTCTTTGAACGTGCCAAGCCTCAGTATGGTGAACGAATGCTCAGCGAGTTTGTGCACCTCAACGATTTTGGAGCTAAAGGTGACGGCAGAACTCACGATACCGAGGCTTTCCAGCAGGCATTGTGGTATAGTCAGGGCAAAGTTCTCTTTGTTGACGCGGGTTCCTACATCTTTACAAAGACCGTCGTTGGTCCGCTGGGAACCAAACTAGTTGGTGAAGCTTGGTCTCAGCTCGTTGCTTCAGGCTCCTACTTCCAAAACGCCAA TTTTATACACTGCCACGTTCGACTTGGAGGTGCTGTTGGAACCAACCTGACGGCTGATGATTGCCATGTGGGTGGGCATGACACGAATCCGAAGTGCAAAGTCGCCAGCTTGATGATGCACATCACACGCAAGGCTTCAGGCTACTTTGAGAACATGTGGCTCTGGGCGGCGGATCATATGATTAA TGACGAGAAGCTCGATGACGCCAACAACACAATG ATACAAACCTCAATATATGCCGCTCGAGGGCTACTGGTTGAAAGCACTGAGCCAATATGGTTCTACGGGACCTCATCTGAACATTCAGTATTCGATCAGTACAACTTCAACGGGGCTCACAACATCTTTGCAGCCATGATACAGAGCGAGTCGCCCTATTTCCAGCCAAAACTACAAGCCCCCTCGCCATTCAATGACGCTGTCGGGGCTCTGCCAAGCGACCCTGACTACAACAAGACGGCTGGCGTTGCCCAAGAGTCTTGGGTTTTGGTCATGAGAAAGTCTGCCGACGTGCCGATTGCGGGCGCTGGACTCTACTCATGGTCATCCTCATTCGACGAAGATTGTG CAGGCCTGTCAAAAGGGGCTTGTTCTGCTCTAAACAACTTTGCAAATGTCAAGATCCAGAGCCTCGTCACCGTTGGCACTGGAAACATGGTGGTTCAAGAAGGTTTCACCGTGCCAGACCTCGATAACCTGCACGTGCAAACTCATCCTCGCTGGTCTTATATCGCCAACTTTGACGTCGGCGGAAACACCAGAGAGGCGCATCGCATCTTGAACATCAACTCAAGCATCTGGGACATGGACGAGCCGGAGGAGcctgtccttgtcctcaaTCTTGGGAAACCCCGCAATAACTCGCTCACGTGCAAGGACGATGGCCGCAAGACGACGCATTCAATCCTGGATGAGGCAATCAAGTCTTTCTGCAAGTCTCTGAAGGATGAGGACATGGTGGAGGGTTACCATAAAGATCAAAAGACAGAGCCAAACATCCAGCCTGGGGATACACGGCACAAGATTGTCATATCACTCGACGTTCACAGCGGTTGCAGATTCGACTACGACGAGGGTCTCTGTATGAAGTATCTTCTCGGGCCAGTGGACGCTTGCAACTGTGGTGGGAAGAACAGGAAGCAAGGCGGGACCTTGTACAATGAATGCTATACTTGGCTCATTCTCGCTTCACTAGGTCTATGA